One genomic segment of Amycolatopsis sp. WQ 127309 includes these proteins:
- a CDS encoding glycosyltransferase family 4 protein translates to MLLVNWRDTGHPEGGGSERYVERMAEGLAKAGYRVEIQCAAYPGATAGEWRDGVRYRRRGNKFGVYAHALRAIRRARADLVVDVQNGMPFFARLVAGCPVLVLVHHVHKEQWISALGETLGRVGWWIESRLAPWLFRECAYVTVSEVTKAELAGLGVGRDRVTVVANGLDAPPPVAAGRDSSPTLVAVSRLVPHKRIEHAIDVVARLARRWPQLRLEVVGQGPWDEVLRAHAAERGVADRVTLHGWVDEQAKHEILARSWLHLCPSVKEGWGIVIMEAAAHGVPSVAYRAAGGVAESIVDGRTGLLADDFEDFTARVDGLLADGLRRAEMGLAGAERAGKYSWDQSVGEFASLVRDVAGRPAPRPRVLSSAGLLPHRVAEPVHQPAGGRRAEVLAAGAHGHRGGVPRGRRAERHA, encoded by the coding sequence GTGCTCCTGGTCAACTGGCGCGACACCGGCCACCCCGAGGGCGGCGGGTCCGAGCGGTACGTCGAGCGGATGGCCGAAGGGCTCGCGAAAGCGGGCTACCGGGTCGAGATCCAGTGCGCGGCCTATCCGGGCGCGACCGCGGGCGAATGGCGTGACGGCGTCCGCTACCGGCGCCGCGGCAACAAGTTCGGCGTCTACGCGCACGCGCTGCGGGCGATCCGGCGGGCCCGCGCGGACCTGGTGGTGGACGTCCAGAACGGGATGCCGTTCTTCGCCCGGCTGGTCGCCGGCTGCCCGGTGCTGGTGCTCGTGCACCACGTCCACAAGGAACAGTGGATCAGCGCGCTGGGCGAGACGCTGGGCCGGGTCGGCTGGTGGATCGAGTCGCGGCTGGCGCCGTGGCTGTTCCGCGAGTGCGCCTACGTCACGGTTTCCGAGGTCACCAAGGCCGAGCTCGCCGGGCTGGGCGTCGGCCGCGACCGCGTCACCGTGGTCGCCAACGGCCTCGACGCGCCCCCGCCCGTGGCGGCCGGACGCGACAGTTCGCCCACGCTGGTCGCGGTGAGCCGGCTGGTGCCGCACAAGCGGATCGAGCACGCCATCGACGTCGTCGCGCGGCTCGCGCGGCGCTGGCCGCAGCTGCGGCTGGAGGTCGTCGGCCAGGGGCCGTGGGACGAGGTGCTGCGGGCGCACGCGGCCGAGCGCGGCGTCGCGGACCGCGTCACCCTGCACGGCTGGGTCGACGAGCAGGCCAAGCACGAGATCCTGGCGCGCTCGTGGCTGCACCTGTGCCCGTCGGTCAAGGAGGGCTGGGGCATCGTCATCATGGAGGCGGCCGCGCACGGCGTGCCCTCGGTCGCCTACCGCGCCGCGGGCGGCGTCGCCGAGTCCATCGTGGACGGCCGGACCGGGCTGCTCGCCGACGACTTCGAAGACTTCACCGCCCGCGTCGACGGCCTGCTCGCGGACGGCCTGCGCCGCGCGGAGATGGGCCTGGCCGGCGCCGAACGGGCCGGGAAGTACAGCTGGGACCAGAGCGTCGGCGAGTTCGCGTCACTCGTGCGGGACGTCGCCGGCCGGCCCGCGCCGCGGCCCCGCGTCCTGAGTTCAGCCGGCTTGCTCCCGCACCGCGTCGCGGAACCGGTCCACCAGCCGGCCGGCGGCCGCCGCGCCGAAGTCCTTGCGGCGGGCGCGCACGGTCACCGTGGTGGTGTCCCCCGTGGTCGCCGCGCCGAACGCCACGCCTGA
- a CDS encoding lipopolysaccharide biosynthesis protein has translation MSVDTEAVPARTGSRVAAILVSLALAGNNAGSYVLSLAAARILAPGAFGELSSLLAVLVIGVVPAMGLQTVVALRVARSPQHPGSLFALGLVTSGIVAAAALTLSPLLVLLLHLGSLAPALLVTASLGPLTLLGLFHGFLQGSHRFATLAGLIALEGVGKVGGSLAGLLVSGSTTGALAGTAIGSLAVVTASWQICGRPRPRWADRHGRDVLHTAQAMLALVLLVNLDLVLARHTLPAAEAGEYALGAIVTKIAYWLPQAVGVLVLPRFAVTADRRRTLPVALGVCAALDAVVVLVTLVFGSRLLPLIGGARYAGSTMPLWPFALAGSMLALVQILLYARLADGDRRVTVLMWAAVAVEAALIPAWLHGSATQVVTVAACCAGGLAVAGALVEIRARRAG, from the coding sequence TTGAGCGTAGACACCGAAGCCGTACCGGCGCGGACCGGCAGCCGGGTCGCGGCGATCCTCGTCTCGCTGGCGCTCGCGGGCAACAACGCGGGCAGCTACGTCCTGAGCCTCGCGGCGGCGCGGATCCTCGCGCCGGGCGCGTTCGGGGAGCTGAGCTCGCTGCTGGCGGTGCTGGTGATCGGCGTCGTCCCGGCGATGGGGCTGCAGACGGTGGTGGCGCTGCGCGTCGCGCGCTCGCCGCAGCACCCGGGGTCGCTGTTCGCGCTGGGCCTGGTGACGAGCGGGATCGTCGCGGCGGCGGCGCTGACGCTCAGCCCGTTGCTGGTGCTCCTGCTGCACCTGGGCTCGCTGGCGCCGGCGCTGCTGGTGACGGCGTCGCTCGGGCCGTTGACGCTCCTGGGGCTGTTCCACGGCTTCCTGCAGGGCAGCCACCGCTTCGCGACGCTGGCCGGGCTCATCGCGCTCGAAGGCGTCGGCAAGGTCGGCGGTTCACTGGCAGGCCTGCTCGTCTCGGGTTCGACGACGGGCGCGCTGGCCGGCACGGCGATCGGGTCGCTGGCGGTGGTCACGGCGAGCTGGCAGATCTGCGGCCGCCCCCGCCCCCGCTGGGCCGACCGCCACGGCCGCGACGTCCTCCACACGGCCCAGGCGATGCTGGCGCTGGTGCTGCTGGTGAACCTGGACCTGGTCCTGGCCCGCCACACGCTCCCCGCCGCGGAGGCGGGCGAGTACGCGCTGGGCGCGATCGTCACGAAGATCGCGTACTGGCTGCCGCAGGCGGTGGGCGTCCTGGTGCTCCCCCGGTTCGCCGTCACCGCCGATCGGCGCCGGACCCTGCCGGTGGCGCTGGGGGTGTGCGCGGCTTTGGACGCGGTGGTGGTGCTGGTGACGCTCGTCTTCGGGTCCCGGCTGCTGCCCTTGATCGGCGGAGCCCGGTACGCCGGAAGCACGATGCCGCTGTGGCCGTTCGCCCTGGCGGGGTCGATGCTGGCGCTGGTGCAGATCCTGTTGTACGCCCGCCTGGCGGACGGCGATCGTCGCGTGACGGTGCTGATGTGGGCGGCGGTCGCGGTGGAGGCGGCGCTGATCCCGGCGTGGCTGCACGGATCGGCGACACAGGTGGTGACGGTCGCGGCGTGCTGCGCGGGCGGGCTGGCGGTGGCGGGGGCGCTGGTGGAGATCCGGGCTCGCCGCGCGGGCTGA